The following coding sequences are from one Panicum hallii strain FIL2 chromosome 5, PHallii_v3.1, whole genome shotgun sequence window:
- the LOC112892478 gene encoding mitogen-activated protein kinase kinase 9-like yields MVVAAADVPLQSSVSAAAFSSRRSMVRPALPVAPHEFFHRIPAAPRETTKKTPAAAAEGGELLRLSDLERVCYLGEGACGEVTKVRHRRTGAVFALKTAHYAGPSGAAADEEAEALRRSAGSPHVVRCHAVLGAAADAPAYVLELMDAGTLGGVLGRRGGRGVPERALAEVAARCLQGLAHVHSRGVAHLDLRPDNLLANSRGDVKIGDFSVSRVLYGRAGERRRVSVAVGSPMYLSPERFEPDAHAGPRGAIAADIWGFGVTVLELFLGRRPFLAPGVRPSFEKLRQAICDGEPLSALGSAAASPELRGFLDACLQKDPRRRATVAQLLAHPFVARRHVDESRRALRELIAETLEE; encoded by the coding sequence ATGGTGGTCGCAGCGGCGGACGTCCCGCTCCAGAGCAgcgtctccgccgccgccttctcgtCCAGGCGCTCGATGGTTCGCCCGGCGCTCCCCGTCGCGCCGCACGAGTTCTTCCACCGGatccccgccgcgccccgcgagACCACGAAgaagacgccggcggcggcggcggagggcggcgagcTGCTGCGGCTGTCGGACCTGGAGCGGGTCTGCTACCTCGGCGAGGGCGCATGCGGCGAGGTCACCAAGGTGCGCCACCGCCGCACCGGCGCCGTGTTCGCGCTCAAGACGGCCCACTACGCCGGACCcagcggcgccgcggcggacgAGGAGGCCGAGGCGCTCCGCCGGTCCGCCGGGTCCCCGCACGTCGTGCGCTGCCACGCCgtcctcggcgccgccgccgacgcgcccGCGTACGTGCTCGAGCTCATGGACGCCGGGACGCTCGGCGGCGTCCTCGGCCGCCGGGGAGGGCGCGGGGTCCCCGAGCGCGCGCTGGCCGAGGTGGCCGCGCGGTGCCTCCAGGGGCTGGCGCACGTGCACTCCCGCGGCGTCGCGCACCTCGACCTGAGGCCCGACAACCTCCTCGCCAACTCCCGCGGGGACGTCAAGATCGGCGATTTCAGCGTGTCCAGGGTCCTCTACGGCCGCGCCGGCGAGCGCCGCAGGGTCTCCGTCGCCGTCGGCTCGCCCATGTACCTGAGCCCCGAGCGGTTCGAGCCCGACGCGCACGCCGGGCCGCGCGGCGCCATCGCCGCCGACATCTGGGGCTTCGGCGTCACGGTCCTGGAGCTCTTCCTGGGGCGGCGCCCCTTTCTCGCCCCAGGGGTGAGGCCGTCGTTCGAGAAGCTGAGGCAGGCGATCTGCGACGGGGAGCCACTGTCAGCACTCGggagcgcggcggcgtcgcCGGAGCTGCGCGGGTTCCTGGACGCGTGCCTGCAgaaggacccgaggcggcgcgCCACGGTGGCGCAGCTGCTCGCACACCCGTTCGTCGCGCGACGCCACGTCGACGAGTCGCGCCGGGCGCTGCGGGAACTCATCGCGGAGACGCTGGAAGAGTAG